The Lolium rigidum isolate FL_2022 chromosome 1, APGP_CSIRO_Lrig_0.1, whole genome shotgun sequence region gttcccctccatctaggcggttgttcccctccatcGAGGCGGTTGTTCCCCACTGTAtatgatgttgttcccctccgtctagcctTTTGTTCCCATccatctaggatgttgttccccactgtatatgatgttgttcccctccgtctagcctTTTGTTCCCATccatctaggatgttgttccccaccgtctaggAGATTGTTCCCCACTGTAtatgatgttgttcccctccgtctagcctTTTGTTTCCATCCATCTAGGAAAGCAAAGCAACCCGGTAGCTAGCTACGTGaatgaaaggaaagaaaaaaaacaaagcaaCCTACTAGCTGGCTACGTGACAGAAAATAATACTGTATATAAAAAGGCATATCAGCTATCTGTCAGCTAGACATGCAACGTACTCACTCGGTCGCGGTCGCGGAGTCTGGTCACTCGGACGAAGTATGTCAGCTGAACTCGTGCGGCTCATTTCACATGTCCACGGTAGTATATATTTGCTAAAGTAGTCACGTGAATGCACAGAAATTAGTCCCACATCATTTTTGTGAGACGATTTATTTTTAGTATTCTAAAATAATTGGCCAGTTTACTTTCTCACTTGGGGTGTATTTATCGTATAGATACTTCATTGATTTCCAACGTGTCTTGCCGTATCATGTAGACGTGCAAAGCTCCACTGGAAAATCAATACTCTTAAATTAACACACGTGCATGCATGTACGGCCGATCAGTACCTAGCTAGTTGCACCAGTTCACATGATTAGATGCATGCATAGCGGCAACATCATATACACGCATGCATTCGTAGCTtgattagctttttttttttttgaagaatacGTAGCTTGATTAGCTGGCATCTATACATAGGGCCAGCATCGCACAACATGCATAGCTAAAAGCAGGCCCGACACACACGGAAGCAGCCCATTTAATGGGCGCGGGCGGCAATGAGCGGCAGCGGCACAACCGTGCGATCTGCATGTacttttagtcccacctcgaaaGTTTAGGGAGAGATAGACCGATTTAAATACCCAGCGACCCAACTACATGATAAGCAGTCGTCGGTTGCTCTTTCCATCCAACTAGCAAAGCCGTGTACGCAAACGAAATCTAGCTAAAGCGTCAGCAGTGCTTTAATGGGCCAGCCGAACAGAAGGCCCATCCTGCTGATCATTGAGCGAATTGAAAGAAACCAGGCGCGCGGGCGCCAGGGAGGAGGACCCTGCAATTATCTATTGTATGAGTGGAGACTATACCTGGCCATGTATCGGGCCGGGCTGAGAAAAGCCCGACGCTGAAAAATTAGGCCCAGGCCTGACTCGACCTAACTAAATACCCACCAAGCCTATCAGCCCGTTGAACCACGGGCTGGGCCGTAGTATAAAACGTCATTTTCGGGCTACCAAGCCCAGCCCAGCCCGACTATCAGGCGAACATTTCTAGGCCCAGGCCCTGGTTTCTCGGCTGGACCTCGGGCTGGGCTGTTCATGGCCAGGTATAGTGGAGACCATACATGTTTGAGAGAGAAAATTCAACGTCATCCCACTAGTGCTTTCCTTTCGTGTTTGTCAGCTATAGCCTTCTTATAATTCTTCAAGAAATTTTATGCATTGTGCAGATTTTTTTTCTCTTGATACAATGCGTTTTCATGCATTATATAGATTCTACCCGGAGAGTGAATTTTGTACTTACATGTATGGGTGTAGCTGTGTTCTGGACTTTTGTACTTACATTTCAACATGGCATGGCATTCAATTTATTACTTTTGTTTCCTATTTCTTGCGCTTTTGGAGTTCCCCAAAACGAATTCAAAGACACCATAAAATATGAACGGTCAAACATTTGCGTGACAAACCTCAAAACATTGAAAAAAAACTAAGAGAAAGTAAGAGCAATTCAAACTTGAAAGAAGTCAATCAGAGACTGGGAGGAGTAGCAGAGAAGCAAAGACGAGGCGAATTTCTGGTGCTTGTCTCTTCCACTTGTTCGTTTCCGGTGCCGTCTTCTCCCCTAGCTATTAAAGACCCAGCTGGCTGCCCCCACGCGGTGCTCGCGGCCGTATTGGTGGCACTCGCACGGATACACAACACAGCGACACAGAAGGCGGCCGGGCGGCGCGgctctcgtcttcttcttcccttctccagctcctcctcttcctccccacaTCCGATCGGGTGATTCCGTTGCCGAGGCCGCTCCTCACGTCTGGGTACGTCTCAAAATCCCCCTTTCTCCGTGCATAGCTCGCATTACCGCGTTCATTGTTCTTGATTCCATGGAGATTGGAGGAGGGGGTATTTGTCCATTTCTGATCTCTCTGTTCGGTGGTCACCGCGCGCATTGGTTTTCCATGCCGGCTTCTGACCTGTCTTCTCGCTCGATCATGGAGGAAAAATGTTCTTCCTCTCGCACGCGCTCTTCTGTTCAGCACTTTCCGTGCTCGTTGCATGCGCAATTCGTGCTGGTTTTCGGGATCGCTACGCTACCCAAGAACGCGATATATTTGGATGGATTTTCCTTCGATTTCCATCTCGGGTCCTTTTCCCGAGTACTAGGATTCCACAATTCTTCACTCGCGATCTTGTAGTAGCTGCAGCTAGCTGTTCTCACGCAAAACTCCAAATCGATTAACTATTTCCTTTTTCAGTCAGCAGAATGGACAGCTCCGCGCCCAATGCCACCCCACCCGCGCCGGAGCCCACGCAGCCGCGGCGGCTGCCGGACTTCCTCCAGTCGGTGCGGCTCAAGTACGTGAAGCTGGGGTACCACCACCTCATCTCCCACGGCATGTACCTGCTGCTGTCGCCGCTCATGGCGCTGGTGGCCGTGCAGCTCTCCACCGTGTCCCCCGGCGACCTCGCCGGCCTGTGGGAGCAGCTCCGGTACAACCTCGTCTCCGTGCTCACCTGCAccaccctcctcgtcttcctctccaCCGTCTACCTCCTCACCCGCCCGCGCCCCGTTTACCTGGTCGACTTCGCGTGCtacaagccggagccggagcgcCGGTGCACGCGCCAGACCTTCATGCGCTGCTCCGAGGCCACCGGCTCCTTCACCGACGCCAACCTCGACTTCCAGCGCAAGATCCTGGAGCGATCCGGTCTCGGCGAGGACACCTACCTGCCGCCGGCCGTGCTCCGGGTGCCCCCGAACCCGTGCATGGACGAGGCGCGCAAGGAGGCCAGCACCGTCATGTTCGGCGCCATCGACCAGCTGCTGGAGAAGACCGGGGTCCGGCCCAAGGACATCGGCATCCTCGTCGTCAACTGCAGCCTCTTCAACCCAACGCCGTCGCTGTCGGCCATGGTGGTGAACCACTACAGGCTTCGTGGCAACGTCGCGAGCTACAACCTGGGCGGGATGGGGTGCAGCGCGGGGCTGCTGTCCATCGACCTGGCCAAGGACCTGCTGCAGGTGCACCGGAACACGCACGCGCTGGTGATCAGCATGGAGAACATCACCCTCAACTGGTACTTCGGGAACGACCGCTCCATGCTGGTGTCCAACTGCCTGTTCCGGATGGGCGGCGCGGCGATCCTGCTCTCGAACCGGCGCGCCGACCGGCGGCGGGCCAAGTACGAGCTGGTGCACACGGTGCGCACGCACAGGGGCGCCGACGACCGGTGCTTCGGGTGCGTGGCGCAGGGGGAGGACGGGGACGGCAAGGTGGGCGTGTCGCTGTCCAAGGACCTGATGGCGGTGGCCGGGGAGGCGCTCAAGACCAACATCACCACGCTGGggccgctggtgctgccgctgTCGGAGCAGCTGCTGTTCATGGCCACGCTGGTGGCCAAGAAGGCGTTCAAGGCCAAGGTCAAGCCCTACATCCCGGACTTCAAGCTGGCGTTCGAGCACTTCTGCATCCACGCGGGCGGCCGCGCCGTGCTGGACGAGCTGGAGAAGAACCTGGAGCTGACGGAGTGGCACATGGAGCCGTCGCGGATGACGCTGCACCGGTTCGGCAACACCTCCAGCAGCTCGCTGTGGTACGAGCTGGCCTACAGCGAGGCCAAGGGCAGGATCGGCCGGCGCGACAGGATCTGGCAGATCGCCTTCGGCTCCGGGTTCAAGTGCAACAGCGCCGTCTGGAGGGCGCTGCGCACGGTCTGCCCGGAGACGGAGAAGAACCCATGGATGGACGAGATCGACGACTTCCCCGTGGAGGTCCCGAAGATCTCCAAGGTTGGGAACGCATGAAAGAGTGATCGGTTGAAATGTGTGTGATCGGGTGATCTTGCATTGCCAGCCCAGATCAGCACCAAGTTTGTTCGTCATCTGGTGGTGCCAGATCAGTTATTTGGTCTTGTTTTCAGCTGTAGCACCTGTGGTGGGGGGCCTAAGCTAAAGTTTAGGTCCTGCTTGGAATGAATGTAAATTTAGATGATTGGATTAGGTGTAGGAGGGTGGTGGTCTGCTATGTCATAATATTGTTGTGGGGGGGGGGACTGGGGTTCCATGTTAGATCCATTTCATGATTAAGAATTTAAGATTCATCTTCAGCATGATCCTGATTCATCTTCATTCGTGGGTCACTCGAAACGTTAACATCCTCCATTGTTGTGGTCACATTGTTACATGTTTCGGGATCAATTGGTTCCATCAATCTATCATCTGCCGACGCATTACACATTAATGCGATGAGCTGGTCATCTGATGCGAATGTTTAAGCTGCCCCGGATAATTCCAAGCCTACGACATCATCGCCAGGGACCCCGTCCCGGTTGCTGCACCCTGAAGCTTCTAAAAAGATTATGAGAAAGACATAGCCGTGCTTTTGCTGATTGAATGATCAGACAAACTCCATAAACATTGCATGTAATCCGACTGTACTGTACAGTAAACCAGaaatgtacacgttcattcatgtcACCTATACATTGGAACGCAAGTGTGCACTGCGGCCGTCAGAGCGAGCGCGAGGACTCTGTCGCAATCTGGCGGAGGAGGACGCCGAGATTGATTGCATTGCAGGATGTAAATGGCAAACGCAGAAGCCTGTAAAAACCACGTGGGGCTGATAAGGGGACTGCTTGCTCGTAGGGAACGAACACAGACCGGCCGTCAATGCCATAAAATCACCACCAGTTCGTGTCTTCACTTACAGATACCAGTATATACCTGCCCAAGATGCGAGCATGTATTTCAGCTAACTTTGCAGTATGTTGATAGACCAACTTACAGAAGTCAAAAACTAGAAGCGTGTGGCCTTTTCTCATTCAGGGCCGAAACTGGAAATTAACGGATTACTCGTAACCAATCATGAGCGACAGTCCAAGTGAAAGAATCATATGCGAGTGGCACTCCTACGAGCAGGGATTTCACATGGGCGGCATTGCTACATCGTTGGTGATACGCTGCGGGATCGAAGGATCACATGGCGGAGCATGTGAAGCAATCCCTGATCTGAAGTGCACTGACTCTGACCGTCAGTCGAATACTGTAACAATGATCTAACAATCAAATCGTGCCACTCGCTTTTGCTTTCGTGGAGAGTGAGAACACCGAAAGCTGGTTATGGTTTTTCAGGCAGTTGAAGATTTCAATTGTAAAGGACAAGCCGAATGTTTGCATCCTTCATGACAGGCATGCAGGTATACTGAAAGCTATTAAGACACTGAAAGAGCCTGGGCAAGAAACGCCATGGATTGACATTGAGAGCCGTTGGTGCATGCGCCACCTGGGGGCCAATTTTTACACACAATTCAGGAACAAGCCCCTTATGAATGTCTTCAAGCGGTTGTGCATCCAGAACCAGCAGTTGGAAGTATAATTTTTTGCGTAGCAAAGTGCAGGAGTTAACGAAGAAACTAGTTGTGCAGAGGAAAGCAGCTCGAGATG contains the following coding sequences:
- the LOC124683867 gene encoding 3-ketoacyl-CoA synthase 11-like, whose translation is MDSSAPNATPPAPEPTQPRRLPDFLQSVRLKYVKLGYHHLISHGMYLLLSPLMALVAVQLSTVSPGDLAGLWEQLRYNLVSVLTCTTLLVFLSTVYLLTRPRPVYLVDFACYKPEPERRCTRQTFMRCSEATGSFTDANLDFQRKILERSGLGEDTYLPPAVLRVPPNPCMDEARKEASTVMFGAIDQLLEKTGVRPKDIGILVVNCSLFNPTPSLSAMVVNHYRLRGNVASYNLGGMGCSAGLLSIDLAKDLLQVHRNTHALVISMENITLNWYFGNDRSMLVSNCLFRMGGAAILLSNRRADRRRAKYELVHTVRTHRGADDRCFGCVAQGEDGDGKVGVSLSKDLMAVAGEALKTNITTLGPLVLPLSEQLLFMATLVAKKAFKAKVKPYIPDFKLAFEHFCIHAGGRAVLDELEKNLELTEWHMEPSRMTLHRFGNTSSSSLWYELAYSEAKGRIGRRDRIWQIAFGSGFKCNSAVWRALRTVCPETEKNPWMDEIDDFPVEVPKISKVGNA